Genomic segment of Burkholderia pyrrocinia:
GTAATGGGTGAGATCGGCTTTCGCGAGCACGCGACATTCACGGCAATTGGTGACCCACTGAACGTGGCTTCAAGACTCGAGGAACTGACAAAAGAACTCGGTTGCGATGCTATCGTCTCCGAACAGGTATTCCAGCATGCCGGCGTTTCGGCGGCAGACCTGCCGCGACTTGATGCACAACTGAAGGGCCGCGACGACCCGGTGCCTGTCCGCGTGCTGTCCAAGGCGTCCCAGATGTCCCAGGCCTGACAACCCTTCTCGACATTGCGCGGCACGCTGGCGAATGACGATGCATGAGCGTCACCCGGATAGTCCACAGTGCGCGTGCCGCGTTGCGCCGGCTAGGAAGCGGGATGCGCTCGCAGGTCCGAGATGAAGCCGTTCAGTTCCATGTCCCCGGCATCGGTAATTGCCCAGTAGTTCATTCCTCCAGTACTCCAGTGCGCGAGGTGATAGCCCTGCCGCTGGTAGATATGAGGTATGGCGCCCGCGTCGTCGCCCGGCCATACATAGAGATTGATCGGATGCAGCTTGTACCGGTACACCATCACGGCCACCGACCGCCCATTCAAGTAATCCAGCCGCCCACCGACCAGCGGATATCCCTGCTGCGCCAGATCGACCACTGGCGGCGCAAAGTCCAGCTTGCCGTCAAACCACGGCTTGACCGTGTGCCGGTCGGTTGAAATCACATCAGACAGATGATTGAACTGCAACGAGCGGATATGGTTGTCCACGAGTTCCTGACTCAGACGCGTCTCGCTCGACGGCACCGAAAGGAACAACCCTGCGCCCCACGTCAACGCGACCACACTCATCACCATCGCGCCGACCGGCGCCCAGCCCAATGCCTCGCCGCCACTGCGCGAACCGAATCGCTCAACCAGTCGTTGCCAGAGCGATGGCCGTCCCGGCAACGCGGCCTTGATACGCTTAACCAGTTCCGCGGGCGCCTCAAAACGCAAATCCGCCTGCCTTAGCTGCACACTCACCTGGTGCTGTTGCGAGTAGTCCCGCTGACACTGCTCGCAGCCTGCCATATGGCGCTCGAATTCAAGCGCCTCGGACAGGCTCAATTCCTGGTCGATATAGCCGGGCAGCAGTTCGAAGGCCTGGTCGTGATCCATCACGCCTCCTGATCCGTCGGGGCGAGAAGCGCCGCAAGTTGCTGGCGCCCGCGTCCGAGGCGCGACATCACCGTCCCCATCGGGATATCCACAATCGCGGCAATTTCTTTGTACGACAATTCCTCCAGCTCCCGCAGCACGATTACCTCCCGGTATTCCAGACGCAGACTCTGCAACGCCCTGTGCACCCGCTTCCGGCTCTGGCTGCGTATGAGCATTGCTTCAGGACCGTTGTCGTGATCAGCGGTACTCGTCTCAAGGCTATGCATATCTTCCTCAAACTCCAACGTGTCCGGTGCGTGGCCCCGGTTCTGCTGATACCAGGTGTAGAACGTATTGCGCACAATGCGCAACAACCAGGCGCGGGCATCGTCGCCGTGGAATCCACCAAAAAACCGGAACGCGCGCAGATACGCCTCCTGCACCACGTCCTGGGCATCCTGGTCGTTATGCGTCAGCCATCGCGCAACATTGAAGGCCGAATTCATGTGAGGTAACAGAAGCTTCTCAAAGCGCTGCGCGCTGACCGGATCAGCCATTGTGAAATTCCTGCAGTAACCACATTCCGTGACCGACAGTAATCTAACCGTCAGTACGTCGTTTTTATTCCCCGACGGCCAAAATCACCTCGTATTACTCTGGCGTAGCGCGCGGAGGTCATGTGATCGATAATCATGCGCGGACAAATCCTGGGGAAAAGCCTCAGCTGACGCAGATTCATCGAGCTAACCAAGCTTGCCGCCCCGAATTATCTCCGGCTTGAGTCGCCAGTCAAATGCTCCCTCTGCTCGATCAGGTGCACTATCCAACACCCCTCGCTCAGCTCCCCCATACCGGCTGGCGGTACCCTAGAGCGCGGGCAGACAGATGAGTGATTGCATAGACTTCTGCATCCGCGCTGAAGGTCACAGCCCCCTCGGCGAGAGCCGGGATTCGCGAGTGGTCCGATGTTAGAGACGTCTTGGTGAACGATGTCTTACCAACCAGTAGCCAAACCGAACCCGCCACGGGGCGCCCCTCAAACCGACCACGCCTGGCTTCGAGAAACCGCGGGTGACCTGTACACGCTACCTGTTGCATTCATGGCGCGGGCTTCGTCTGCACTTTCGGGTTTCTTCCGGTCAGCGCATCCCGTTCCGCTTGATGTTTGACCGCCAGTCTTTGTTCCGCCGCCTGAATGTCATCCGGGTAGTAGAAGTCATTGGGAACGGGGCGATATCCCACTGCCTCCAGTTCCTTGAGTTCCTGACGCACTTCTGCGCGGGTGATCTGATGGATACCGGGCTCCGTCGATGTTTGCGCGTACACACAGGCTGACGTTGCCATCAGCGCCGCGCTTACTATGAATGAACCACGTGCGGATTGGCCAGCAAGCCAATTAAGCGAATTCGATTTCATGTCGCTACCCCTTGGTTTTCGAGCGCGTGATGTCCACAGTCGACTTGACTCCAGCGCACGACGCTCTAATCGGTAAACCATTGAACCGGCATCCTTATTCCCCTACTCTCTTACACAGCCCGCGGGAATATCCGGCGACGGAACAGAGTCTACTCATTGCATATCGAAAGACTGTACGAGGCCGGCAGCGAAGGAACCTGACATGCAAGACGTTTTCACGAGAGCAAGCGCGTCGCGAGTGCTGACGGCGTTGAGAGGAATCGTGCCAGCGGTACCGCGGGCAGCGTCACTGCGCAAGGTCCCAGTTCGTGACGATATCAACACGCCTAAAAACAGCACTCGGCTGATGCAGCGAGCCGCACGCGGGAACGAGTACTCCGCCCACGGTGATCGGCAAGCGGGAGAACTGAATCTGAATCCAGCGAATCCGCGGGAGCAACTCGCCAAGGGTTTGCTGAACAACGCGCAGTCCAGCAGATATGGATCGCCACTAGCCGGCGTGACGACCTATGTCGTGCCACCTCCGATCAATTGAGGGTCCGGCAGAGCCGGGTTGATTGGACACTGGGATGGAAACGATGAAGAAGCATTCCGTTTATGCGATTGTCATGCGTGCGTTGTGGATCTCGGTGCTAGCAATGGTCGCTTCATGCATGCCACTCCGGGTGGTCACGCATACCGTCAGTCAGTCGGAGAAGCGGGTGCCGCCAGGCCAGTACGAACTTGATCCATACCACTGGAGCATTACATTCGATGTCGATCACTTCAAGTATTCGCGCTTCACGATGCGCCTCGATCGTGCAACCGCGAAGCTCGATTGGAACGAAGGTGGGCTCGACAGAAGTTCTGTCGCAGCGACCATCGATGCCGCCAGCGTGGACACCCACGTGCCGCTACTCGACAAGCTCGTCCAAGGTGCTGATATGTTCGACGTGGCGCGTTATCCGCAGATCCGGTTTGTCAGCACGCGTTTCGAACGCACTGGAGAGGCGCGCGGTACGTTGACTGGCGATCTGACGATCCACGGCATTACTCAACCAGTGACGCTTGACGTGACGTTCAATGGCTTCGCACCCAATCCACTGACGAAACAGGACACACTCGGCTTCTCGGCGGACGGTCGCTTCAGCCGCGCGAGGTTTGGACTATCGACGTGGTTCCCGGCCGTAGGCGACGAAATCGACGTGCGGATTCAGGCGGAATTCGTTCGGCAACCCGCGGCGCCCGTGCACGCTACTGGCATACTCGACACGTCGTTCAGGAGGTCATAAATGGTCCAGTCCGACAAGCGGGCCGATCGCGCTGAAGACGATTGCCCTTGCCCTGCAAGGCGGGGGGATGCACGGTGCGTTCACCTGGGGCGTGCTCGACCGTCTGCTTGAGAACGCGAGCGGCCGGTGGAAAGCGCTGCACACGTTTCGACCCCCATCCATGCCGTTATAGGCTGTCGACGCAAAATTCCCGCCCCGCAAACCAGGACGCCCGGCATGCTCGAACGTCTCGCGGCCATCGCGCGCTGCGCGGCCGTCACCGCACCTGCCGCCGTTGCCGCAAATTCCGGATAATGTCGACCCCGAACATTTCACATGACAATGGATCGCCTCATGACCCGCGGAGTCTCCATCACCGGCCGCACGCTGGATCGCGCCGAATTGCTGCTGCTCGTCGAAGGCTCGCCGACGCCTCTCCATCTGGAGGACTGCGACCTCGAGGGTGCGGACCTGTCGCGCCTGGATTTGCGAGGCGCGCGATTCGAACGATGCGCGCTCGCGGAAGCGTCGTTCGTCGGCTCGACGCTGGCGCAGACATCGTGGATCCGGTGCCGGGCCCGCCAGGCCAGCTTTGCGTCGTCGGA
This window contains:
- a CDS encoding sigma-70 family RNA polymerase sigma factor; the protein is MADPVSAQRFEKLLLPHMNSAFNVARWLTHNDQDAQDVVQEAYLRAFRFFGGFHGDDARAWLLRIVRNTFYTWYQQNRGHAPDTLEFEEDMHSLETSTADHDNGPEAMLIRSQSRKRVHRALQSLRLEYREVIVLRELEELSYKEIAAIVDIPMGTVMSRLGRGRQQLAALLAPTDQEA
- a CDS encoding DUF4148 domain-containing protein gives rise to the protein MKSNSLNWLAGQSARGSFIVSAALMATSACVYAQTSTEPGIHQITRAEVRQELKELEAVGYRPVPNDFYYPDDIQAAEQRLAVKHQAERDALTGRNPKVQTKPAP
- a CDS encoding anti-sigma factor family protein; the protein is MDHDQAFELLPGYIDQELSLSEALEFERHMAGCEQCQRDYSQQHQVSVQLRQADLRFEAPAELVKRIKAALPGRPSLWQRLVERFGSRSGGEALGWAPVGAMVMSVVALTWGAGLFLSVPSSETRLSQELVDNHIRSLQFNHLSDVISTDRHTVKPWFDGKLDFAPPVVDLAQQGYPLVGGRLDYLNGRSVAVMVYRYKLHPINLYVWPGDDAGAIPHIYQRQGYHLAHWSTGGMNYWAITDAGDMELNGFISDLRAHPAS
- a CDS encoding YceI family protein encodes the protein MRALWISVLAMVASCMPLRVVTHTVSQSEKRVPPGQYELDPYHWSITFDVDHFKYSRFTMRLDRATAKLDWNEGGLDRSSVAATIDAASVDTHVPLLDKLVQGADMFDVARYPQIRFVSTRFERTGEARGTLTGDLTIHGITQPVTLDVTFNGFAPNPLTKQDTLGFSADGRFSRARFGLSTWFPAVGDEIDVRIQAEFVRQPAAPVHATGILDTSFRRS